The Rhopalosiphum maidis isolate BTI-1 chromosome 1, ASM367621v3, whole genome shotgun sequence genome has a segment encoding these proteins:
- the LOC113550062 gene encoding CCR4-NOT transcription complex subunit 1-like isoform X3 produces MNLDSLSYTLSQISYLVANLSKKNYKSSVQELVDAIQLQGFEADRHLLRCLLSHIDLKEIEGPRNISHKDYYQVQLLAQQCTTLLNKPSLTSILCFALDNPLNIQKPLKPSIQLFVQLSRILHLSLVQEVVFGLVCLESANYSTFALQFVKQKLPELIKSYINSDINTEQVTGGGLHDSSPEVLHLILSHVFAVDDQIFGISKEVKEVLLKNLRRDFPLEVAPVLLAPLIYSDNPDRPMDKINQDMSSISNSMLDPSLADLVMEMGYSICSSLEECRRNLLSVISGNGSSVIFGPSSIAKVLSMMIRTHTGLDTQSNLTYWPGDNANHDLEKSSINCTTWNVEVFVHTIKDLNPSLSWSDVIKELDHNDFIIKDRQGLVLLFTALRLGLKAQGYHADNFPVEMIYRHWSNSEAQMSLVQLILQNSDVFCFADYPYRSVSIDLLKVTPEADNKDINNWRSIELVDLMLYLAERGLYYQVQECLKFPAQKCPDLLALALIQSNGPLSMVRHEMISGLIPIFLGNHSNAGVILHHAWNHQNVGLRHTLVQAMSDWYVRSDHDHVKLSRILDIAQDLKALSLLLSVQQFVFVIDLACLASRREYLKLDKWLSDKIREHGENFVSACVKFLQKRCPQLAGSSTKDEHLSKYTPLSSETVLTILNCLRNVTGTISQELSDAILQMVTNCTNMYMSKVVSARINSTAPPPAILRASQHHRLNEGPSSQVLVDQLTGLATSLASLGLNSSAQSSSTFSLPGSLGQLVQTPGSPSRNNIGNTSGHGGFSIMTPSSSNAPGPAVSSQLSGPSNMLGRLPPHQINPSAIVKANHPIDNSLFVDGNMPVSVPKDIEDEANSYFQRIYNLAPHHSLSIDEVLEMLKRFQESPVKREREVFCCMLRNLFEEYRFFPAYPEKELITTAHLFGGIIEHGLVSNYKALGLALRFILDALKKSPSSKMYNFGITALDRFKHRLKDYHQYCSHIYAIPHFQQFPQHLIEYVEYGKTSNEPPSRVTDLAGASSNIISQGSFMPNSLNAFKAQSITTTTATTTVSSSSSKLTTTNAVLPSRPSIANTTNIDTLLVATEQEDKMIAPAENVQDKIAFIFNNLSQVNLQTKCDEIREIITHECLPWLSQYLVMKRVSIELNFHTLYSNFLDCLNNEALNSLIILETFRNIRVLLKSDKGMANFSDRSLLKNLGHWLGMITLAKNKPILLDDIDLKMLLVEAYNKGHQELLFTVPFIAKILESCAKSKVFRPRNPWTMSVMNCLAELHEEPDLKLTLKFEVEVLCKALNIELKDLTAGYVLKDPEIAKKLEPQLSNAEKSKPRPQSAPEPPKMSVPTPQRQTPIIQTIVASQAQQQQNNNATVPSVNSNTRFNDELVGHVVAAGGVTTLTSTGSMGISGTPGMSPPLPLVEPKFNYVTFNTTNSSQIMSMIVINSQIPLFHSQPTLKTYVRNAIERSIQEWINPVVERSVKIAVITTEHIVKKDFGMDPDDTHLRKAAHCMVRNLTSGLAMITCREQVIQTLTTNLKQHFMSVLISPSQSQKEMIDQACTMCANDNLELACAFVQKTATEKAVIEIDKYLKIEYDRRSMSRMEGRRYCDPLVLGGQAEYLPETLRNKVGLPPPQMIGVYEEFARNIPGFQPLDREAVSLFIPKSGFPPDEMTVVYEKLISDIESLLQLYIGNQRILSNTTQPSNLHSVMEAMTTLRRSRDIVTAGNVVNKTVESYLDGLSSSANHDLDMSIRYRDIHLNIFRAFQDPRAYNLQWTNKTLTKALMESRDELRFNIDAIDVLIRAGMVNISMYDMHLAMSMDNGANYVAMAYIKQFLQNYLIDNRSNSPITEHHLQATIDALNGIVLSGRPVPDGLTALLEAIRSPQTENNASERMASGSSSSSAHIQHGMLQGRDFDDPPGLLEKTEFLLKEWLTIYSSAPNRDPGKTFSVYIHQMNVQGILKSDDIITRFFRLSTQMMVELCYRQIPDQTQSPSTVRAKLFHTIDAYVKLIVLLVKHSGDATAITTKTNLLNKVLGIVVGVLLQDHDVQATDFHQLPYHRILITLFLDLNAPDPVLESINYPILAAFCHTFHLLRPRKVPGFAYAWLELISHRIFIGRLLGLTPQQKRQRAYDQTPVTDVQGWNFYAQLLIDLFKYLAPFLRNAELAKPVHLLYKGTLRVLLILLHDFPEFLCEFHYGFCDVIPPNCIQMRNLILSAFPRNMRLPDPFTPNLKVDVLQEISLAPKISPDFQCYIQPASFKKDLDLYLKTRAPVTFLSEIRTTMQQSCCEPGMRYNLSLLNAIVLYVGTQAIQHIRSKGLVPNTSTIAHSAHMDIFQNLSVDLDTEGRYLFLNAIANQLRFPNSHTHYFSCTLLYLFAEANSEAIQEQITRVLLERLIVNRPHPWGLLITFIELIKNPAYKFWNHEFVHCAPEIEKLFESVARSCMVHKQPNTSTDSGDLPDL; encoded by the exons ATGAACCTGGATTCATTGTCATATACGTTGTCGCAAATCAGCTATCTCGTTGCTAATTTGTCGAAAAAGAATTATAAGTCAAGCGTTCAAGAATTAGTGGAT GCAATCCAATTGCAAGGATTCGAAGCAGATCGACATTTATTGCGCTGTCTTCTTTCTCACATAGATCTTAAAGAGATTGAAGGACCGCGGAATATATCGCATAAGGATTACTACCAAGTTCAATTGTTGGCACAACAGTGTACAACTCTTTTAAATAAGCCTTCCCTCACTTCGATTTTGTGTTTTGCACTTGACAATCCACTTAATATACAaaag CCATTAAAACCATCAATACAGCTATTTGTCCAGCTGAGTAGGATATTGCATCTTAGTCTCGTTCAAGAAGTTGTTTTTGGACTCGTTTGTTTGGAATCAGCAAACTATTCAACATTTGcattacaatttgtaaaacaaaaattgccAGAATTAATCAAATCTTATATTAACTCAG atATTAATACTGAGCAAGTTACTGGAGGAGGATTGCATGATTCTAGTCCTgaagtattacatttaatattaagtcaCGTATTTGCTGTTGATGATCAAATATTtg gCATAAGCAAAGAAGTCAaagaagttttattaaaaaatttacgcCGTGATTTTCCGCTCGAAGTTGCTCCTGTATTATTGGCTCCTTTAATATATTCTGATAATCCAGATCGCCCAatggataaaataaatcaagatATGTCATCTATTTCCAATTCAATG TTGGATCCATCACTAGCTGATTTAGTTATGGAAATGGGCTATTCTATTTGTTCATCTCTAGAAGAATGCCGTCGAAATTTGTTATCGGTAATTAGTGGAAATGGTTCTTCAGTCATTTTTGGCCCTTCATCAATTGCAAAAGTGTTATCAATGATGATACGAACACATACTGGGCTTGACACTCAATCAAATTTGACATACTGGCCTGGCGACAATGCAAACCATGATCTAGAGAAAAGCTCTATTAATTGTACAACATGGAATGTTGAAGTTTTTGTTCATACAATCAAAGACttg aatccATCATTGTCTTGGTCAGATGTTATCAAAGAACTTGaccataatgattttattattaaagatagaCAAGGTTTAGTTCTTCTTTTTACTGCTTTGCGACTTGGCTTAAAAGCCCAAGGATATCATGCAGATAACTTTCCCGTTGAAATGATTTATCGACATTGGTCAAATTCTGAAGCACAG atgtcACTTGTCCaacttatattacaaaattctgatgttttttgttttgctgATTATCCATACCGTTCTGTATCAATCGATTTGCTGAAAGTAACCCCAGAAGCagataataaagatattaataattg gcgtTCAATTGAGCTTGTTGATTTAATGTTGTATTTGGCTGAACGTGGTCTTTATTATCAAGTGCAAGAGTGTTTAAAGTTTCCAGCTCAAAAATGTCCCGATTTATTGGCCCTTGCTCTAATTCAGTCTAATGGTCCTTTGAGTATGGTCAGGCATGAAATGATAAGTGGTCTTATACCAATATTTCTTGGAAATCACAGCAATGCAGGTGTCATATTGCACCATGCATGGAATCACCAG aatgtCGGGCTCAGACATACTTTAGTGCAAGCCATGAGTGATTGGTATGTGCGTAGTGATCATGACCATGTAAAACTTTCCCGCATTTTAGATATAGCTCAagatttaaag gcATTATCTCTATTGTTAAGTGTTCAGCAGTTTGTATTTGTCATTGATTTAGCTTGTTTAGCTTCACGACGAGAATACTTGAAGCTTGATAAATGGTTATCAGATAAAATTCGTGAACATGGCGAAAATTTTGTTTCTgcttgtgttaaatttttgcaa aaaagaTGCCCTCAGTTAGCTGGATCTTCAACCAAAGATGAACATTTGTCTAAATACACTCCTTTGTCATCTGAGACTGTTCTAACAATCTTAAATTGTCTACGCAATGTTACTGG aACTATTTCACAAGAACTCTCAGATGCTATTTTGCAAATGGTAACAAATTGTACCAATATGTATATGTCAAAAGTAGTATCAGCACGTATTAATTCAACAGCTCCGCCACCAGCTATCCTCCGTGCTTCACAACATCATCGACTAAATGAAGGGCCATCATCACAAGTATTAGTTGACCAACTTACTGGGTTGGCTACTAGTCTTGCTAGTCTTGGATTAAATTCTTCAGCACAATCAAGTTCTACATTTAGTTTACCtg gCTCCTTAGGGCAGTTAGTTCAAACACCTGGATCGCCATCTCGTAATAATATCGGTAATACATCTGGACATGGAGGTTTCTCTATTATGACCCCTTCATCTTCAAATGCTCCAGGTCCTGCAGTTTCCAGTCAATTATCTGGACCATCTAATATGCTTGGCCGATTACCACCTCACCAGATCAATCCATCAGCAATAGTGAAAGCTAATCATCCTA tcgaCAACAGTTTATTTGTTGATGGTAACATGCCAGTCTCTGTACCTAAAGACATAGAAGATGAAGCAAATAGTTATTTCcaacgtatttataatttggcaCCCCATCATTCACTATCAATTGATGAAGTACTAGAAATGTTAAAAAGATTTCAAGAATCTCCAGTTAAACGTGAAAGG gaaGTTTTTTGTTGTATGTTGAGAAACTTGTTTGAAGAGTATAGATTTTTCCCAGCATATCCTGAAAAAGAATTAATAACAACAGCTCATCTTTTTGGTGGTATTATAGAGCATGGTCTTGTTtc aaattataaagcTTTGGGTCTTGCGTTACGTTTTATTTTGGATGCATTAAAGAAGAGTCCAagttctaaaatgtataattttggtATAACTGCATTGGATCGTTTTAAACATCGTTTGAAGGATTATCATCAATATTGTTCTCACATTTATGCAATTCCTCATTTCCAACAGTTCCCACAACATCTTAtagag tATGTTGAGTATGGTAAAACTTCAAATGAACCACCATCTAGAGTAACAGATTTAGCTGGAGcaagtagtaatattatatcacaagGATCATTCATGCCAAATTCTCTTAATGCTTTCAAAGCCCAAAGTATCACTACTACCACAGCTACTACTACAGTATCATCTTCATCTTCTAAACTTACTACTACTAATGCTGTGTTACCATCCAGG cCATCAATTGCAAACACAACAAACATCGATACTTTGTTAGTGGCCACAGAACAAGAGGACAAAATGATTGCACCTGCTGAAAATGTTCAAGATAAAATTGCTTTTATCTTTAACAACTTAAGTCAAGTGAATCTGCAAACTAag tgTGATGAAATTAGAGAAATTATCACCCATGAATGTTTACCATGGTTATCACAATATTTGGTTATGAAACGTGTCAGTATTGAATTGAATTTCCATACTTTGTACTCTAACTTTTTGGATTGTTTGAATAATGAAGCCttgaattcattaataatattggaaacATTCAGGAATATAAGA GTTTTGTTAAAAAGTGACAAAGGAATGGCCAATTTTTCTGATAGGTCACTATTAAAGAATTTAGGTCATTGGTTGGGAATGATAACATtagcaaaaaataaacctatacTATTGGACGATATTGacctaaaaatgttattggtaGAAGCATATAATAAGGGACATCAAGAATTACTATTTACTGTGCCATTTATTGCTAAGATACTAGAATCATGTGCTAAAAGCAAA GTATTTAGACCAAGAAATCCATGGACAATGTCTGTAATGAACTGTTTAGCTGAACTTCATGAAGAACCAGATTTGAAATTAACTTTGAAATTTGAAGTTGAAGTATTATGTAAAGCTTTAAACATAGAACTTAAG gattTGACTGCTGGATATGTTCTTAAAGATCCAGAAATAGCAAAGAAATTAGAACCTCAATTATCTAATGCAGAAAAATCTAAACCTCGACCTCAAAGTGCTCCAGAGCCTCCAAAAATGTCTGTTCCTACACCCCAACGCCAAACACCAATTATTCaaa caatcGTTGCTTCCCAAGCTCAGCAACAACAGAATAATAATGCAACAGTTCCATCAGTAAATTCTAATACTCGATTCAATGATGAACTTGTTGGCCATGTAGTGGCTGCTGGTGGAGTTACAACTTTAACATCTACTGGTAGTATGGGCATTAGTGGTACACCAGGCATGTCTCCACCACTACCTTTGGTTGAGCCtaagtttaattatgttaCATTCAATACTACTAATTCATCACAGATAATGTCTATGATTGTTATTAACTctcaa attccgCTGTTTCATAGTCAACCAACATTAAAGACTTATGTACGAAATGCCATAGAACGGTCAATCCAAGAATGGATAAATCCTGTTGTCGAGAGATCAGTAAAAATTGCAGTAATTACCACAGAACACATTGTTAAAAaa gaTTTTGGTATGGACCCAGATGACACCCATTTACGTAAAGCAGCGCATTGTATGGTAAGAAATTTAACTTCTGGTTTGGCAATGATTACATGTCGAGAACAAGTCATTCAAACATTGACAACTAATCTGAAGCAACATTTTATGAGCGTTTtgatt TCTCCATCACAATCTCAAAAGGAAATGATTGATCAAGCTTGTACCATGTGTGCGAATGATAATTTAGAATTAGCATGTGCATTTGTCCAAAAAACTGCAACTGAAAAAGCCGTAATAGAAATTgacaaatacttaaaaatt gaaTATGATAGGCGCAGTATGTCAAGAATGGAAGGTCGTCGTTATTGTGATCCACTAGTATTAGGTGGCCAAGCAGAATATCTGCCAGAAACTCTACGTAATAAAGTTGGTTTACCACCACCTCAGATGATTGGAGTGTATGAGGAATTTGCAAGGAACATACCTGGTTTTCAACCATTAGATCGGGAGGCTGTTTCGTTGTTCATTCCCAAatct GGTTTTCCACCTGATGAGATGACAGTAGTTTATGAAAAACTCATTAGTGACATTGAGTcacttttacaattatatattggcAACCAACGAATACTTTCTAACACAACACAACCATCAAATTTACATAGTGTTATGGAAGCAATGACAACATTAAGAAGATCACGTGATATTGTTACTGCAGGAAATGttgttaataaa accGTAGAAAGTTATTTAGACGGTCTTAGTTCATCAGCAAACCATGATTTGGATATGAGTATCAGATACCGTGATATACATCTCAATATATTTAGAGCTTTTCAAGATCCTCGtgcttacaatttacaatggaCTAATAAAACTCTGaccaa AGCTCTCATGGAATCTAGAGATGAGTTACGTTTTAACATTGATGCTATTGATGTTTTAATACGTGCTGGAATGGTGAATATTAGCATGTATGACATGCACTTGGCTATGTCTATGGATAATGGTGCAAATTATGTAGCCATGGcatacataaaacaatttttacaaaactatttGATAGATAATCGTTCTAATTCACCTATAACTGAACATCATCTCCAAGCTACTATTGATGCATTGAATGGCATTGTGCTTAGTGGTCGCCCTGTTCCTGATGG gttgACAGCACTTCTGGAAGCAATTAGATCACCACAAACAGAAAATAATGCTTCAGAAAGAATGGCTAGTGGCAGTAGTAGTTCTTCAGCACACATTCAACATGGAATGCTACAG GGTAGAGACTTTGATGATCCTCCTGGATTGTTGGAAAAAACTGAGTTTTTACTTAAGGAATGGTTGACCATTTATAGTTCAGCACCCAATAGAGATCCAGGAAAAACTTTTAGTGTATACATTCATCAA ATGAATGTCCaaggaattttaaaatctgatgACATCATAACTCGATTTTTCCGCCTCAGTACACAGATGATGGTTGAACTATGTTATAGACAGATACCTGATCAAACTCAGTCTCCTTCCACTGTCCGTGCTAAACTTTTCCATACAATTGATGCCTATGTTAAACTCATCGTGCTACTAGTTAAACATTCTGGTGATGCAACTGCCATAACTACTAAAACAAATCTTTTGAATAAA GTTCTTGGAATTGTTGTTGGTGTTTTGCTTCAAGATCATGACGTCCAAGCCACTGACTTTCACCAATTACCATACCATAGGATTTTAATCACTCTTTTCCTTGATTTGAATGCACCTGATCCAGTATTAGAATCAATCAATTATCCT ataCTTGCTGCATTTTGTCATACTTTTCATCTACTTCGACCAAGAAAAGTTCCAGGCTTTGCATATGCGTGGCTGGAACTTATATCTCACAGGATATTCATTGGTCGTCTTTTGGGATTAACTCCACAACAAAAA CGACAGCGTGCTTACGATCAAACTCCGGTTACTGATGTTCAGGGTTGGAATTTCTATGCTCAATTACTCATTGACCTGTTCAAATACCTGGCTCCATTCTTAAGAAATGCTGAACTTGCCAAGCCTGTTCATTTGTTATATAAGGGAACATTGCGAGTGCTCCTCATTTTGCTACATGATTTTCCCGAATTCTTGTGCGAGTTCCACTATGGCTTTTGTGATGTGATACCTCCAAATTGCATTCAG atgagaaatttgatattatctGCATTCCCACGTAACATGCGTTTACCAGATCCATTTACACCAAACTTAAAAGTTGACGTGCTTCAAGAAATATCTTTGGCTCCAAAAATTAGTCCAGATTTTCAATGTTACATCCAACCAGCTagctttaaaaaa gatttagatttatatttgaaaactcGAGCTCCAGTTACATTTTTGTCGGAGATCCGTACTACGATGCAACAGAGTTGTTGTGAACCAGGAATGCGTTATAATCTTTCACTTTTAAACGCAATTGTTCTGTATGTTGGTACCCAAGCTATTCAGCATATTCGCAGCAAGGGTTTAGTTCCAAATACTTCTACTATTGCTCATTCTGCGCACAtggatattttccaaaatttaTCTGTGGACCTTGACACAGAag gtcgctatttgtttttaaatgctaTTGCAAACCAATTACGTTTTCCTAATAGTCACACACATTACTTTAGCTGTACTCTTTTGTATCTATTCGCTGAGGCTAACAGTGAAGCTATTCAAGAACAAATAACAAG agTTCTTTTGGAAAGGTTGATTGTTAACAGACCTCATCCTTGGGGCTTATTGATCACATTTATTGAGCTAATAAAAAATCCAGCATACAAGTTTTGGAACCACGAATTTGTACATTGCGCTCCAGAAATTGAAAA GTTATTTGAATCTGTTGCCCGTTCTTGCATGGTACACAAACAACCCAACACTTCAACAGATAGTGGAGATTTACCAGATTTATAA